The Thiorhodovibrio litoralis genome includes a window with the following:
- the mraY gene encoding phospho-N-acetylmuramoyl-pentapeptide-transferase: MLLWLTNWLGQYESAFFVFRYLTLRGILGVITALAIALLVGRPLIRWLSSYKVGQVVRDDGPSSHFSKAGTPTMGGTLILVAIAVSTLLWADLSNRFVWVVLLTTLAFGLIGLIDDYRKLILRDSRGLPARYKYLLQTVFGLAAALYLYFTAASPHETELLVPYFKEVAIQLGPFFILFAYLVIVGASNAVNLTDGLDGLAVLPAVLVAGGLGIMVYAAGHAEIANYLKIPHIPEVGEVVIFCGALVGSGLGFLWFNTYPAQVFMGDVGALALGAALGAIAVVANQELVLFIMGGIFVLETLSVMLQVASFKLTGKRIFRMAPLHHHYELKGWPEPRVIVRFWIVTVVLVLIGLASLKIR; encoded by the coding sequence ATGTTGTTGTGGCTAACCAACTGGCTGGGGCAGTACGAGAGCGCATTCTTTGTCTTTCGTTACCTGACGTTGCGCGGGATTCTGGGGGTGATCACAGCGCTGGCGATCGCCCTGCTGGTCGGTCGTCCGCTGATTCGCTGGCTGAGCAGCTACAAGGTTGGTCAGGTGGTGCGCGACGATGGACCGAGCAGCCACTTCTCCAAGGCCGGCACTCCGACCATGGGCGGCACCCTGATTCTGGTCGCCATCGCCGTCAGCACCCTGCTGTGGGCGGACTTGTCGAATCGGTTCGTCTGGGTGGTGCTGTTGACCACCCTGGCCTTCGGGCTGATTGGCCTGATCGATGACTACAGAAAGCTCATTCTGCGCGATTCCCGCGGCTTGCCCGCGCGCTATAAGTATCTGCTGCAGACAGTGTTTGGCCTGGCGGCGGCGCTTTATCTCTATTTCACTGCCGCGTCGCCACACGAGACCGAGCTGTTGGTGCCCTATTTCAAGGAGGTTGCCATACAGCTTGGCCCCTTCTTCATCCTCTTTGCCTATCTGGTCATAGTCGGGGCTTCCAATGCGGTGAATCTGACCGACGGGCTGGACGGTCTAGCTGTGCTGCCGGCGGTGCTGGTGGCTGGTGGACTGGGCATTATGGTTTATGCCGCCGGGCACGCCGAGATCGCCAATTATTTGAAAATTCCACACATCCCCGAGGTGGGCGAGGTGGTGATCTTCTGCGGCGCCCTGGTGGGCTCCGGGCTCGGCTTTTTGTGGTTCAACACCTATCCCGCGCAGGTGTTCATGGGCGATGTCGGTGCCCTGGCCCTGGGCGCGGCGCTGGGCGCCATTGCCGTGGTCGCCAATCAAGAGCTGGTGCTCTTCATCATGGGCGGCATCTTCGTGCTCGAGACCCTGTCGGTGATGCTGCAGGTGGCGTCCTTCAAGCTCACTGGCAAGCGCATTTTCCGCATGGCGCCACTGCATCACCACTACGAGCTCAAGGGCTGGCCAGAGCCGCGCGTAATCGTGCGCTTCTGGATTGTCACCGTGGTGCTGGTACTGATTGGACTGGCGAGCCTGAAGATCCGATGA
- the mraZ gene encoding division/cell wall cluster transcriptional repressor MraZ — MNLDAKGRLAIPARQRERLARLCDSKLVITADPQHCLLVYPDSTWTEIERKLMSLPSFDQQSRALQRLLIGYANEVEIDSQGRVMVTSEQRDYAQLDKRAALVGVGNKFELWDEAAWRKTLEEAEASFNMASLAANSELGSLSI, encoded by the coding sequence TTGAATCTCGACGCCAAGGGGCGTCTAGCGATCCCCGCGCGACAGCGCGAGCGATTGGCGCGTCTGTGCGACTCCAAACTGGTCATTACTGCTGATCCGCAACATTGCCTGCTGGTCTATCCAGACTCCACCTGGACAGAGATCGAGCGCAAGCTCATGAGCTTGCCGTCCTTCGACCAGCAAAGCCGGGCCCTGCAGCGGTTGCTGATTGGCTACGCCAACGAGGTCGAGATCGACTCTCAGGGGCGTGTGATGGTCACCAGCGAGCAGCGGGATTACGCGCAGCTCGATAAACGCGCCGCGCTGGTCGGCGTTGGCAACAAATTCGAGCTTTGGGATGAGGCGGCCTGGCGCAAGACCCTCGAGGAGGCCGAGGCCTCTTTCAACATGGCAAGTCTGGCCGCGAACTCCGAGCTCGGCTCACTTTCGATCTAG
- a CDS encoding UDP-N-acetylmuramoyl-tripeptide--D-alanyl-D-alanine ligase produces the protein MWTLAQAVASAGGRLEGADVAFDGVTTDSRQDCTGKLFIALSGECFDGHDYVAAAAEQGAVAAMVARALPADLPQWIVDDPLQGLGRLAAAWRARFKGRVIAITGSNGKTTAKEMTAAICQQVGRTRATAGNLNNAIGMPLTLLAARDEDFLILEMGANHHGEIGYLSGIAAPEVAVITNAGRAHLEGFGSLEGVAHAKGEIACGLRADGTFAFMADVLWTPLWKELAGARRCLPFGTGPGALLRADPESIRTRWDQDGFRTLFSAQLPGQEQPLEIELSLAGRHNVNNALAAAALAVALELPVSAIRNGLAALQPVARRMQPRRTAEGERLIDDSYNANPDSLAAAVAVLADLPGRSLLVLGDFGELGADSAALHADMGRQVHDAGVTRLFTVGPLAAQAAAAFNESSARELGQSSVQPATQASSKALACDSQRELLSALRAEMQPDDVLLVKGSRLAAMDKIADALCTGAEVN, from the coding sequence ATGTGGACGCTCGCGCAAGCCGTGGCGAGTGCCGGTGGACGTCTGGAGGGCGCCGATGTCGCCTTCGACGGCGTAACCACCGACAGCCGTCAGGACTGCACCGGCAAGTTATTTATCGCGCTCAGCGGTGAGTGCTTCGACGGGCATGATTATGTCGCGGCTGCCGCCGAGCAAGGCGCCGTGGCGGCCATGGTCGCCCGGGCGCTGCCAGCCGATCTGCCGCAGTGGATCGTTGATGATCCGCTGCAGGGACTCGGGCGTTTGGCGGCGGCCTGGCGCGCGCGCTTCAAGGGGCGGGTGATTGCCATTACCGGCAGTAATGGCAAAACTACCGCCAAGGAAATGACCGCCGCCATCTGCCAGCAGGTCGGGCGCACCCGCGCCACGGCGGGCAATCTGAACAATGCCATCGGCATGCCGCTCACGCTGCTCGCCGCGCGCGATGAGGATTTTCTGATTCTCGAAATGGGCGCCAATCATCACGGCGAGATCGGCTACCTGAGCGGCATCGCCGCGCCCGAGGTGGCGGTCATCACCAATGCCGGGCGCGCTCATCTCGAGGGCTTCGGCAGCCTCGAAGGGGTTGCGCATGCCAAGGGCGAGATCGCCTGCGGATTGCGCGCCGATGGCACCTTCGCTTTCATGGCCGACGTGCTCTGGACGCCTCTGTGGAAAGAGCTGGCCGGCGCCCGCCGTTGCCTGCCTTTCGGCACCGGGCCGGGCGCGCTGCTGCGGGCCGACCCAGAATCCATTCGCACCCGTTGGGACCAGGATGGTTTTCGCACCCTGTTCTCGGCGCAACTGCCGGGTCAGGAACAGCCGCTGGAGATCGAGCTGAGTCTGGCCGGACGGCACAATGTGAATAACGCACTGGCCGCCGCCGCGTTGGCCGTGGCGCTGGAGCTGCCGGTCTCTGCCATCCGCAACGGACTTGCCGCGCTGCAGCCGGTCGCGCGGCGCATGCAGCCGCGTCGCACTGCCGAGGGCGAGCGGCTGATCGACGACAGTTACAACGCCAATCCGGACTCGCTCGCCGCCGCCGTGGCGGTGCTGGCCGATCTGCCCGGGCGCTCGCTGCTGGTGCTGGGCGACTTCGGTGAACTGGGCGCGGACAGCGCTGCTCTGCACGCGGACATGGGGCGCCAGGTGCACGATGCCGGCGTCACGCGGTTGTTTACCGTTGGTCCGCTGGCCGCACAAGCTGCCGCGGCCTTTAATGAATCTTCCGCTCGGGAGCTCGGCCAGTCCTCCGTCCAACCCGCCACTCAAGCATCTAGCAAGGCGCTGGCCTGTGACAGTCAGCGCGAGTTGCTGTCCGCGCTGCGCGCCGAGATGCAGCCGGACGATGTGCTGCTGGTGAAGGGCTCGCGCCTGGCGGCGATGGACAAGATTGCCGATGCCCTGTGCACCGGGGCGGAGGTGAACTGA
- a CDS encoding peptidoglycan D,D-transpeptidase FtsI family protein — MATKAERQKRAERWQKALTQKPNFQARRLVLLACLGLGFSAVLASAFHRQVLETDFLKHEGELRSVREREIPARRGMVMDRHGEPLAISTAVASLSIDPRSLSKRPQAIAPLATSLELDPAVLEQRLANHQDKGFMYLRRRVEPRLAEAAEAVVRRYDVEGFGVETEYRRFYPGGEVFAHVLGFTDIDDQGQEGIELAYDPRLRAIPGKRRVIQDGRGRVVEEVEQIRPPRHGDDLSLSLDRRLQYLTYRELKRAVSEHQAVGGTAILLDVNTGEVLAAASQPSFNPNAPRSEQAAQRRNRVLTDVFEPGSTVKPLVVAMALENGVIDPASPVDTGPGFLQVGRNRVRDVHNYGLLNTTSVLTKSSNVGIVKIAQQMDRSLLWQLYDRVGFGQPLHWDEGEQPFPGASTGYLPSFEGWSDFEHATLAFGYGLNVSTLQLASAYSVLASDGLLRPATLLRRDHGGKSERAFSARTAREVRRMLETVVSPIGTAKRAAVTGYRVAGKTGTAKKAGPDGYVDGRYQAVFAGMAPASAPRFVMVVMIDEPGGKQYYGGLVAAPVFAKVMELALRLYNVPPDDPAASLLLTAGSDPRSELLR; from the coding sequence ATGGCAACTAAAGCGGAGCGGCAAAAACGCGCCGAGCGCTGGCAGAAGGCGCTGACGCAAAAGCCTAACTTTCAGGCGCGGCGGCTGGTGCTGCTGGCCTGCCTGGGACTTGGCTTCAGCGCGGTGCTGGCGAGTGCTTTTCACCGCCAGGTGCTGGAGACCGATTTTCTCAAGCACGAGGGTGAGCTGCGCTCAGTGCGCGAGCGCGAAATTCCCGCTCGTCGCGGCATGGTGATGGATCGTCACGGAGAGCCGCTTGCGATTAGCACCGCAGTTGCCAGTCTGAGTATCGACCCGCGCTCGCTGAGCAAGCGACCGCAGGCTATCGCCCCACTTGCAACCAGCCTGGAACTCGACCCGGCGGTGCTCGAACAGCGTCTGGCCAATCATCAGGACAAGGGCTTCATGTACCTGCGTCGGCGCGTCGAACCGCGTCTGGCCGAAGCAGCCGAGGCCGTTGTGCGCCGCTACGATGTGGAGGGCTTCGGCGTTGAGACCGAGTACCGCCGCTTTTATCCCGGCGGCGAAGTCTTTGCCCATGTGCTCGGCTTTACCGATATCGACGATCAGGGCCAGGAAGGCATCGAACTGGCCTATGACCCGCGTCTGCGGGCCATTCCCGGCAAGCGCCGGGTGATACAGGACGGCCGTGGCCGGGTGGTGGAGGAGGTCGAGCAGATCCGCCCGCCCCGCCATGGCGACGATCTGTCTCTCAGCCTGGATCGGCGCTTGCAGTACCTTACCTACCGTGAACTCAAGCGCGCGGTGAGCGAGCATCAGGCGGTCGGCGGCACCGCCATCCTGCTTGATGTCAACACCGGCGAAGTGCTTGCGGCTGCCTCGCAGCCCTCGTTCAATCCCAATGCTCCGCGCTCGGAGCAGGCGGCGCAGCGGCGCAATCGGGTGCTGACGGATGTGTTCGAGCCCGGTTCAACGGTAAAGCCGCTGGTAGTCGCGATGGCGCTTGAGAACGGTGTCATCGATCCGGCCAGTCCCGTCGATACCGGCCCGGGCTTTTTGCAAGTGGGCCGCAACCGCGTGCGGGATGTGCACAACTACGGGCTACTGAATACCACCAGCGTGCTGACGAAATCGAGCAATGTCGGCATTGTAAAGATTGCCCAGCAGATGGATCGATCACTGCTGTGGCAGCTGTACGACCGTGTGGGCTTTGGTCAGCCCCTTCACTGGGACGAGGGTGAACAGCCCTTTCCAGGGGCCAGCACCGGCTATCTGCCCAGTTTCGAAGGATGGTCGGATTTTGAGCATGCCACCCTGGCCTTTGGTTACGGGCTCAATGTCAGCACGCTGCAGCTCGCCAGCGCTTACTCGGTGCTCGCGAGCGACGGTCTGCTGCGGCCGGCCACTCTGCTGCGACGCGATCACGGTGGCAAGTCAGAACGTGCATTCTCCGCGCGAACCGCGCGCGAGGTGCGCCGTATGCTTGAGACTGTGGTGTCCCCAATAGGTACCGCCAAGCGTGCCGCGGTGACCGGTTATCGAGTCGCCGGCAAGACCGGGACTGCCAAGAAGGCCGGCCCCGATGGTTATGTCGATGGGCGCTATCAAGCCGTCTTTGCCGGCATGGCACCCGCGAGCGCGCCGCGCTTTGTGATGGTGGTGATGATCGACGAACCGGGCGGCAAGCAATACTACGGTGGACTGGTGGCAGCGCCGGTGTTCGCCAAGGTCATGGAGTTGGCCTTGCGCCTGTACAACGTGCCGCCTGATGACCCGGCCGCGTCGCTGCTGCTGACCGCCGGTTCCGACCCGCGATCGGAGTTGTTGAGATGA
- the murD gene encoding UDP-N-acetylmuramoyl-L-alanine--D-glutamate ligase: MSASQLNIISPMAPSTRAETGSGTCVRIGAVPELSGARVLVVGLGVTGLSCVRYLASIGCQVAVTDSRDRPPGAETLSDEFPDVAMMLGGWDAGAFRVADQIVLSPGVPLSALTPYLAGRDVPVCGDIELFAQAVSAPVLAITGSNGKSTVTALLGQMAREAGLNVAVGGNFGTPALALLASSYELYVLELSSFQLETTASLRPRVAALLNLSPDHLDRYPDLSAYASAKQRIFSGAEAAVVNRDDAASCALAAGVDPVVSFGLGQPERDLDWGLRAQGGETWICRGDQDLIPVRELALVGEHNLANALAALAMGDCYGLALEPMRAALGEFPGLPHRCALVKESGGVRWIDDSKGTNPGATIAALEGVARALPHEGKVVLIAGGDGKGADFAPLTPALEQFARALVLIGRDAPLIEAVAPAALPLERAEDMEDAVARARGFARPGDAVLLSPACASFDMFEDYRQRGRVFAEAVTRMRR; the protein is encoded by the coding sequence ATGAGCGCGAGTCAACTCAACATCATCTCGCCAATGGCGCCAAGCACCAGGGCCGAAACTGGCTCCGGGACCTGTGTGCGAATTGGCGCCGTGCCCGAGCTCTCGGGTGCTCGGGTACTGGTGGTCGGACTCGGGGTGACGGGCTTGTCCTGCGTGCGCTATCTGGCCAGCATCGGCTGCCAGGTGGCAGTGACCGACAGCCGTGACCGGCCGCCAGGTGCCGAGACCCTGAGTGATGAATTCCCCGACGTCGCCATGATGCTTGGCGGCTGGGATGCCGGTGCCTTTAGGGTGGCCGATCAGATCGTGCTCAGCCCCGGCGTGCCCCTGAGCGCGCTGACGCCTTATCTCGCCGGGCGCGATGTCCCAGTCTGCGGCGACATCGAGCTCTTTGCCCAGGCGGTGTCGGCGCCGGTGCTCGCCATTACCGGCTCCAATGGCAAGAGCACGGTGACTGCACTGCTCGGGCAGATGGCTCGGGAGGCCGGCCTCAATGTGGCGGTCGGCGGCAATTTCGGCACGCCGGCGCTGGCGTTGCTTGCGTCGAGTTATGAGCTTTATGTGCTTGAACTCTCAAGCTTTCAGCTCGAAACCACTGCTTCACTGCGCCCCCGTGTCGCGGCCCTGCTCAATCTCTCCCCCGATCATCTCGACCGCTATCCCGATCTGAGCGCTTATGCCAGCGCCAAGCAGCGGATTTTCTCAGGTGCCGAGGCTGCCGTGGTCAATCGTGATGATGCTGCGTCCTGCGCCTTGGCGGCGGGTGTTGATCCTGTTGTCAGCTTTGGTCTTGGGCAACCCGAGCGCGATCTGGACTGGGGGCTGCGCGCGCAGGGCGGGGAGACCTGGATTTGTCGCGGGGACCAAGACCTGATCCCGGTGCGCGAGCTGGCACTCGTGGGTGAGCACAATCTTGCCAATGCCCTGGCGGCGCTGGCAATGGGCGACTGCTATGGGCTTGCACTGGAGCCGATGCGCGCGGCGCTGGGGGAATTCCCGGGTCTGCCGCATCGGTGTGCGCTGGTGAAAGAATCCGGCGGCGTGCGCTGGATCGACGATTCCAAGGGGACCAATCCCGGTGCGACCATCGCGGCGCTTGAGGGCGTCGCCCGCGCGCTCCCGCATGAGGGCAAGGTGGTGCTGATTGCAGGCGGTGACGGCAAGGGCGCCGACTTCGCTCCCTTGACCCCGGCGCTTGAGCAATTTGCCCGCGCCCTGGTGCTAATCGGTCGCGATGCGCCCCTGATCGAGGCCGTGGCGCCCGCAGCGCTGCCGTTGGAGCGGGCAGAGGACATGGAAGACGCCGTTGCCCGGGCTCGTGGCTTTGCACGGCCAGGCGACGCGGTGCTCCTGTCACCGGCTTGCGCCAGCTTCGATATGTTCGAGGACTATCGCCAACGCGGGCGGGTCTTCGCCGAAGCCGTCACGAGGATGCGGCGATGA
- a CDS encoding Mur ligase family protein has protein sequence MMAARAQGPGGWLLDELLVGMTTAAVAPVPVSALALDSRKAAPGSLFLACQGGRAHGLDFARALVGQGVVAIAAEPTERWSKGEIGALAAELGLPVIPVERLAARTGDIAARFHQDPSTALEVIGITGTNGKTSVSHFIAQGLAAEARCAIVGTLGQGFPETLSSTGMTTPDAISLQATLAALRDQGAEAVAMEVSSHALAQQRADAVHFDVGLLTNLTRDHLDYHGSMEAYAAAKARLFALPGLRWAILNADDDFSTRVLATLAPGVKLALYSLNPALSLAPAVQGRCDLLVRARHLELHQRGLRLEVEARRHGEDAELLVGEFSAGLIGRFNAANLLATLTVLLARGMAFETALHQLARVKGVPGRMECFGAEGEPLCVVDYAHTPDALEQALMELRAHCRGQVILVFGCGGERDRGKRPLMGQVAARLADRIILTDDNPRHEDGDVIIAEILSGIGEPGGKTSSAAASDQPRSSRAEVDSAKDGPANQSTSTITERQRGVAIRRALLMAGPEDAVLIAGKGHETEQDMGELKARFSDRAQVMQALREWRGRDG, from the coding sequence ATGATGGCCGCGCGTGCCCAAGGTCCCGGCGGCTGGCTGCTCGATGAGCTGCTTGTCGGCATGACGACGGCTGCGGTAGCGCCGGTGCCGGTTTCGGCTCTGGCGCTCGACAGCCGCAAGGCGGCGCCGGGCAGTCTGTTTCTCGCCTGCCAGGGCGGGCGGGCGCATGGGCTGGATTTTGCCCGCGCGCTGGTTGGGCAAGGTGTCGTTGCCATTGCCGCCGAACCCACCGAGCGGTGGTCGAAGGGCGAGATCGGGGCGCTGGCCGCTGAGTTGGGGCTGCCGGTGATCCCGGTCGAGCGGCTCGCCGCGCGGACTGGCGACATTGCCGCGCGCTTCCACCAGGACCCGAGCACCGCGCTTGAGGTGATCGGCATTACCGGCACCAACGGCAAGACCAGCGTCAGTCATTTCATCGCGCAAGGCCTGGCGGCTGAGGCGCGCTGCGCCATCGTCGGCACTCTCGGGCAGGGGTTTCCTGAGACATTGTCAAGCACTGGCATGACCACGCCGGATGCGATCAGTCTGCAGGCGACGCTCGCTGCACTGCGCGACCAGGGTGCCGAGGCGGTGGCGATGGAAGTCTCCTCGCATGCGCTGGCACAACAACGCGCTGATGCGGTGCATTTCGACGTCGGACTGCTGACCAATCTGACTCGGGATCATCTCGACTATCACGGCAGCATGGAAGCCTATGCGGCGGCCAAGGCGCGGTTGTTCGCGCTGCCGGGGCTGCGCTGGGCCATTCTCAACGCCGATGACGATTTCAGCACCCGGGTGCTCGCGACCCTGGCGCCTGGTGTCAAGCTCGCGCTCTATAGCCTGAATCCGGCACTCAGTCTGGCGCCGGCGGTGCAGGGTCGCTGCGACCTGCTGGTGCGCGCGCGCCATCTGGAGCTGCATCAGCGCGGGCTGCGCCTCGAGGTCGAGGCACGCCGCCATGGGGAGGATGCCGAGCTGCTCGTGGGCGAGTTCAGTGCAGGGCTGATCGGGCGCTTCAATGCCGCAAACCTGCTTGCCACGCTGACGGTGTTGCTGGCGCGCGGCATGGCCTTCGAGACCGCTTTGCACCAACTTGCGCGCGTCAAAGGCGTGCCGGGACGGATGGAATGCTTCGGCGCCGAGGGCGAGCCGCTGTGCGTGGTCGATTATGCCCATACCCCGGATGCCCTCGAGCAGGCGCTGATGGAGCTGCGCGCGCATTGCCGCGGGCAGGTGATCCTGGTCTTTGGCTGCGGCGGCGAGCGCGACCGTGGCAAGCGCCCGCTAATGGGGCAGGTCGCCGCGCGCCTGGCCGACCGTATTATTCTGACCGACGACAACCCGCGCCATGAGGACGGGGACGTGATCATTGCCGAAATTCTCTCGGGTATTGGTGAGCCTGGAGGGAAGACTTCATCCGCCGCGGCAAGTGACCAACCGCGATCAAGCCGCGCGGAAGTTGACTCGGCGAAGGATGGCCCGGCAAATCAGTCCACTTCAACGATTACAGAGCGTCAGCGCGGTGTCGCAATCCGCCGCGCCCTGCTGATGGCTGGTCCGGAGGATGCAGTTTTGATCGCCGGCAAGGGTCATGAGACTGAACAGGACATGGGTGAGCTAAAGGCACGCTTCAGCGACCGCGCCCAGGTGATGCAGGCGCTACGCGAATGGCGGGGGAGAGACGGATGA
- the ftsW gene encoding putative lipid II flippase FtsW → MTGATTAANSAAALVPLERMPRMPRSWHKRVGTTLAPLDYPLALALVFLLGLGFVMVASASMPIGAQAPHFEPLYYLYRHVIALAMGAAAGFVCWCLPIAFWQRAGLWLLLGGMVLLLLVLVPGIGYSVNGATRWIRLAGFNLQPSELVKLFTVVYLAGFLVRRPLSGDLSVRDVVRPMLLIGGAGALVMAQPDFGTAAVLLATVLGLLFLGGAPMVHFLVLIALVLAALVALVVFEPYRLERVTSFMNPFADPFNSGYQLSQALIALGRGEWFGVGLGNGIQKQYFLPEAHTDFLLAVIGEELGFVGFAAVMAALGFVTWRALAIGARAREMGEDFSAYIAHGIGLLIGIQAFVNSGVNTGLLPTKGLTLPFMSYGSNSIVVAMMSAALLLRVDAELRRKLQEPNPTGGVQWHRG, encoded by the coding sequence ATGACAGGCGCGACAACTGCAGCCAATTCCGCTGCCGCATTGGTCCCGCTTGAGCGCATGCCACGCATGCCGCGTAGCTGGCATAAGCGCGTCGGCACGACCCTGGCGCCGCTGGATTATCCGCTGGCGCTGGCGCTGGTTTTCTTGCTCGGGCTCGGCTTCGTCATGGTGGCGTCGGCCTCGATGCCTATCGGTGCGCAGGCGCCGCATTTCGAGCCCCTTTATTACCTCTACCGCCACGTCATAGCGCTGGCCATGGGTGCCGCGGCTGGCTTTGTCTGCTGGTGCCTGCCCATTGCCTTCTGGCAGCGCGCCGGTTTGTGGCTGTTGTTGGGGGGCATGGTTCTGCTGCTGTTGGTGCTGGTCCCTGGAATCGGCTACAGCGTCAATGGCGCCACGCGTTGGATTCGCCTCGCTGGATTCAACCTGCAGCCCTCGGAGCTGGTCAAGCTGTTTACGGTGGTCTATCTCGCCGGATTCCTAGTACGCCGGCCGCTGTCAGGCGATCTGAGCGTGCGCGACGTGGTGCGCCCGATGTTGCTGATTGGCGGTGCCGGTGCCCTGGTGATGGCACAGCCGGATTTCGGTACCGCGGCCGTGCTGCTCGCCACGGTGCTAGGCCTGCTGTTTCTCGGCGGCGCGCCGATGGTGCATTTTTTGGTGCTCATTGCACTGGTGCTGGCGGCCCTGGTGGCTTTGGTGGTGTTTGAGCCTTATCGTCTTGAGCGCGTGACCTCTTTCATGAATCCGTTCGCGGACCCCTTCAACAGCGGCTACCAGCTCAGCCAGGCGCTGATCGCGCTCGGACGAGGGGAGTGGTTCGGTGTCGGGCTCGGCAACGGGATTCAAAAGCAATACTTCCTGCCCGAGGCGCATACCGATTTCTTGCTCGCCGTCATCGGCGAGGAGCTCGGCTTTGTCGGCTTTGCTGCGGTGATGGCAGCGCTGGGTTTCGTCACCTGGCGCGCCTTGGCCATCGGCGCGCGTGCGCGTGAGATGGGCGAGGATTTCTCAGCCTATATCGCCCATGGTATCGGTCTGCTGATCGGTATTCAGGCGTTCGTTAACTCGGGTGTGAATACCGGCCTGTTGCCGACCAAGGGGCTGACGCTGCCCTTCATGAGCTATGGCAGCAATTCCATCGTGGTCGCCATGATGAGCGCGGCCTTGCTGTTGCGCGTCGATGCCGAACTGCGGCGCAAGCTGCAGGAGCCGAATCCGACTGGAGGTGTCCAATGGCACCGCGGATAG
- the ftsL gene encoding cell division protein FtsL yields MTRPRLIGFALLAFAVIASAVSVAYVKFLTRAEFVRLQEARTERDALDVEWGRLRLEEASLIAHSRLEDRARQELGMHLPQAAEVRVLEVVTHGN; encoded by the coding sequence ATGACTCGCCCGCGCCTGATTGGCTTCGCTCTGCTGGCCTTCGCGGTGATCGCGAGCGCCGTGTCGGTGGCCTATGTCAAGTTCCTTACCCGCGCCGAGTTTGTGCGCTTGCAGGAGGCGCGCACCGAGCGCGACGCCCTGGATGTGGAGTGGGGCCGCTTGCGCCTAGAGGAAGCCTCCTTGATCGCGCATTCGCGCCTTGAGGATCGTGCCCGACAGGAACTCGGCATGCATTTGCCGCAGGCAGCGGAAGTGCGGGTGCTGGAGGTTGTGACCCATGGCAACTAA
- the rsmH gene encoding 16S rRNA (cytosine(1402)-N(4))-methyltransferase RsmH, with translation MAEAGGGDLGDGTAPWHREHQPVLLEETMQALAINPASIYVDATFGRGGHARALLERLGAAGRLLAFDRDPEAIAAGEALQRRDSRMQVHHSRLAETPARLAELGVAGHVAGFLLDLGVSSPQLDTPERGFSFSQDGPLDMRMDPNSGEPLSNWLARAPVAEIARVLKDYGEERFALRIARAIERERAERPLTTTGALARLIERAVPTREPGKHPATRSFQALRILINQELEELRTCLAGVTDVLAAGGRLAVISFHSLEDRIVKRFIREQSRGPVVPKSVPVRGPQASGPLRVIGGAQRSGEAEIAANPRARSAILRVAERLP, from the coding sequence ATGGCCGAGGCCGGCGGTGGCGACCTTGGGGACGGCACTGCGCCCTGGCATCGAGAACATCAACCTGTCCTATTGGAAGAAACCATGCAGGCATTGGCGATCAATCCGGCAAGCATCTATGTCGACGCGACCTTCGGGCGCGGCGGGCATGCGCGCGCGCTGCTTGAGCGGCTGGGGGCGGCTGGTCGCCTGCTTGCGTTCGATCGCGACCCCGAGGCCATTGCTGCGGGCGAAGCCCTGCAGCGGCGCGACAGCCGGATGCAAGTCCACCACAGTCGGCTGGCTGAGACCCCAGCGCGCCTTGCTGAGCTTGGCGTGGCTGGACATGTCGCTGGGTTTCTGCTTGACCTGGGGGTCTCATCACCGCAGCTCGACACGCCCGAGCGTGGCTTTAGCTTCTCGCAGGACGGCCCGCTTGACATGCGCATGGACCCGAACAGCGGCGAGCCCCTGTCGAACTGGCTGGCACGTGCCCCGGTGGCGGAGATCGCCCGAGTGCTGAAGGACTATGGCGAGGAGCGCTTCGCGCTGCGTATCGCGCGCGCGATTGAGCGCGAGCGTGCCGAACGACCACTGACTACCACAGGCGCGCTGGCGCGGTTGATCGAGCGCGCGGTACCCACGCGCGAGCCCGGCAAGCATCCGGCCACGCGCAGCTTTCAGGCGCTGCGCATCCTGATCAACCAGGAGCTCGAGGAATTGCGTACCTGTCTTGCTGGCGTGACGGACGTGCTCGCGGCCGGCGGGCGACTGGCGGTGATTAGCTTTCATTCGCTTGAGGATCGCATCGTCAAGCGCTTCATCCGCGAGCAGTCGCGCGGGCCCGTGGTGCCGAAATCCGTGCCTGTGCGCGGCCCTCAGGCGAGCGGTCCGCTGCGGGTGATTGGCGGCGCGCAGCGTTCGGGCGAGGCGGAGATCGCCGCCAATCCTCGCGCGCGCAGCGCCATCCTGCGGGTGGCGGAGCGTCTGCCATGA